A single genomic interval of Chitinophaga sp. 180180018-3 harbors:
- the glgB gene encoding 1,4-alpha-glucan branching protein GlgB: MTGATNYAKQIVEPFSLFSSSDITLFQAGSHYRLYEKFGAHPVEVEGAEGTYFAVWAPDAAFVAVVGGFNGWDHYSHTLFPRWDQSGIWEGFVPGVKAGEMYKYFIRSNSGEELLRGDPYANYWEVRPKTASKVWSLDYEWDDKKWMMGRKAHNSLSSPFTVYEVHLGSWRRPDPTDHERVYSYQEIAEMLVPYVKEMGFTHVELMPVMEHPFDGSWGYQITGYFAPTSRHGTPQDFMEMIEAFHLAGIGVILDWVPSHFPYDGHGLYRFDGSHVYEYADMRKGYHPDWNSYIFNYARNEVRSFLLSNAVFWLDRFHADGLRVDAIASMIHLDYSRERGAWEPNELGGNENLEAISFLKKLNETIYALFPDVQTIAEDSTAHYGVSRPTFMGGLGFGMKWMMGWMNDTLDYFKKDPIHRKWYQNDLTFSMVYAYGENYMLPLSHDEVVHGKSPMLYKMPGDDWQKFANLRLLYSYMYTHPGTKLLFMGDEFGQTSEWNYKTELDWHLMQYPTHQGMKSFVKDVNQLYFNSSALYDLQFDPAGFEWITVNDYDNCVLAYLRKGKAVDDMLLIVLNMTPVVRENYLVGLPVSGEWEEVLNSDAPKYYGSGVLNTGVIKTIKQIYNGRDHTLSLRLPPLAATILKKKP, translated from the coding sequence ATGACCGGAGCTACAAATTACGCTAAACAGATTGTTGAACCGTTTTCCCTATTTTCCTCCAGTGATATCACACTGTTCCAGGCCGGGTCACACTATCGCCTATACGAAAAGTTCGGCGCCCACCCTGTGGAAGTGGAAGGCGCGGAGGGTACTTATTTTGCCGTATGGGCGCCGGATGCTGCGTTTGTAGCGGTGGTCGGAGGTTTTAATGGGTGGGATCATTACAGCCATACCCTGTTTCCCCGCTGGGACCAGTCGGGTATCTGGGAGGGCTTTGTACCAGGTGTGAAAGCAGGGGAGATGTATAAGTATTTCATTCGTTCCAACAGCGGAGAGGAGTTACTACGGGGCGATCCATATGCCAATTATTGGGAAGTCAGGCCGAAAACAGCGTCGAAGGTATGGTCGCTGGACTATGAATGGGACGATAAGAAATGGATGATGGGACGCAAAGCGCATAATTCGCTGAGTAGTCCGTTTACCGTTTATGAAGTGCACCTGGGTTCCTGGCGCCGGCCGGACCCCACTGATCATGAGCGGGTTTATTCTTACCAGGAGATAGCCGAGATGCTGGTGCCTTATGTGAAAGAAATGGGATTCACGCATGTAGAGCTGATGCCGGTGATGGAGCATCCATTCGACGGTTCCTGGGGATATCAGATCACCGGATATTTTGCTCCTACTTCCAGGCACGGTACGCCGCAGGATTTCATGGAAATGATAGAAGCGTTTCACCTGGCAGGCATTGGCGTGATCCTGGATTGGGTACCATCGCATTTTCCGTACGACGGACATGGATTGTATCGTTTCGACGGATCGCATGTGTATGAATATGCGGATATGCGTAAGGGTTATCATCCGGATTGGAACAGCTATATATTTAACTATGCACGTAATGAAGTAAGGTCTTTTCTGTTGAGTAATGCAGTTTTCTGGCTGGACCGGTTTCATGCCGATGGGCTGCGGGTGGACGCCATTGCATCGATGATTCATCTGGATTATTCCCGGGAACGCGGAGCATGGGAACCCAATGAACTCGGAGGTAATGAGAACCTGGAGGCTATTAGTTTCCTGAAAAAACTCAATGAAACAATTTACGCGCTTTTTCCTGACGTGCAAACGATCGCTGAAGATTCTACTGCTCATTACGGTGTGTCCAGGCCCACATTTATGGGAGGTTTGGGCTTTGGAATGAAATGGATGATGGGATGGATGAATGATACATTGGACTATTTCAAAAAGGATCCTATACACAGAAAGTGGTATCAAAACGATCTGACCTTTAGCATGGTGTATGCCTATGGAGAGAACTATATGCTGCCATTGAGTCACGATGAAGTAGTACATGGCAAATCGCCCATGTTATACAAGATGCCGGGCGACGATTGGCAGAAGTTTGCTAACCTGCGGCTGCTGTACAGCTATATGTATACGCATCCGGGAACAAAGTTGCTTTTTATGGGAGATGAGTTTGGGCAAACATCGGAGTGGAACTATAAAACGGAGCTCGATTGGCATCTTATGCAATATCCGACTCATCAGGGGATGAAATCATTTGTGAAAGACGTCAACCAGCTATACTTTAACTCAAGTGCATTGTACGACTTGCAATTTGATCCGGCAGGATTCGAATGGATTACAGTGAACGATTATGATAACTGTGTGTTGGCGTATTTGCGAAAGGGCAAAGCGGTTGACGATATGTTGCTGATCGTACTAAATATGACACCCGTAGTACGTGAGAATTACCTGGTTGGGTTACCAGTGTCTGGCGAATGGGAAGAGGTGTTGAACAGTGATGCCCCGAAGTACTATGGTAGCGGGGTTTTGAATACGGGTGTAATTAAGACAATTAAACAGATTTATAACGGAAGAGATCATACACTTTCATTGCGTTTACCTCCATTGGCGGCTACTATATTGAAGAAAAAGCCGTAA
- a CDS encoding DEAD/DEAH box helicase has product MTTFESLGLQEPILKGITDLGFVSPTPIQEQAIPVLLSGDRDFVGLAQTGTGKTAAFGLPLLQQLDLKLTKPQGLVLCPTRELCLQITNDLKNFSKYLGDVSIVAVYGGSSIVQQLRELKRGVHIVVATPGRLLDIIDRGAINFENVRYVVLDEADEMLNMGFQEDINNILSNTPEDKTTWLFSATMPQEVRRIAKKYMEDPFELTVGTKNSGNVNIEHEYYVVRPRDKYAALKRIVDFNPEIFGIIFTRTKIESQEIAESLIKDGYNADALHGDLTQQQRDKVMKRFRERALQVLVATDVAARGIDVDNVTHVINYDLPDDVENYTHRSGRTGRAGKSGTSIAIIGNRDIGKIRQIERVIQKKFVKAEVPDGFAVCEKQLFGLVHKIHNVSVNEEQIEPYMDRINEEFAAMTKEELIKRFASLEFNQFLEYYQDAPDLNAKDERRTFGEDSKGPRRSDGKFTRLFINLGSVDDFNRGDMLRYLCDNTGIRGNKIGRIDLKGVYSFFEVESDEVGKVTEAFKKVEYNGRSVRIEMSQDSDRRPRTGGGGGYGARREDGPRKRSWNGEKRESFGGGGRPPFKKKY; this is encoded by the coding sequence ATGACAACATTTGAATCTCTGGGCTTACAAGAGCCTATCTTAAAGGGAATTACGGACCTGGGTTTCGTTTCCCCAACTCCGATCCAGGAACAGGCAATACCGGTATTGTTAAGTGGTGACCGCGATTTCGTGGGACTAGCCCAGACGGGCACCGGTAAGACTGCAGCGTTTGGTTTGCCTTTGCTGCAGCAGCTGGACCTGAAACTGACCAAGCCTCAGGGCCTTGTATTGTGCCCTACCCGCGAGCTGTGTCTGCAGATCACGAACGACCTGAAAAACTTCAGCAAGTATCTCGGTGATGTAAGCATCGTTGCTGTATATGGTGGTTCCAGCATTGTGCAGCAGCTGCGTGAACTGAAAAGAGGGGTACATATTGTAGTAGCTACTCCGGGTCGTTTGCTCGATATCATCGACCGTGGCGCTATCAACTTCGAAAACGTACGTTATGTAGTACTGGATGAAGCGGATGAGATGCTGAACATGGGATTCCAGGAAGATATCAACAATATCCTGTCGAATACACCGGAAGATAAAACTACCTGGCTGTTTTCTGCTACCATGCCACAGGAAGTTCGTCGCATCGCCAAAAAATACATGGAAGATCCGTTTGAACTGACCGTGGGTACAAAAAACAGCGGTAACGTTAATATAGAACACGAATATTATGTGGTACGCCCCAGGGATAAATACGCGGCACTGAAACGTATCGTGGATTTCAACCCTGAAATATTCGGTATCATCTTTACCCGTACCAAAATTGAGTCGCAGGAGATCGCAGAATCCCTCATCAAGGACGGTTATAATGCAGATGCCCTTCATGGAGATCTGACTCAACAGCAGCGTGATAAAGTAATGAAACGTTTCCGTGAACGTGCGTTACAGGTACTCGTTGCTACGGATGTAGCAGCCCGCGGTATCGACGTGGATAATGTTACTCACGTTATCAACTACGACCTGCCGGATGACGTAGAAAACTACACCCACCGTAGCGGCCGTACAGGAAGGGCTGGTAAATCCGGTACTTCCATCGCTATCATCGGTAACCGGGATATCGGAAAGATCCGCCAGATTGAAAGAGTAATCCAGAAGAAATTTGTGAAAGCAGAAGTACCAGATGGCTTCGCTGTTTGCGAAAAGCAGCTGTTTGGCCTGGTACATAAGATACATAATGTGTCTGTGAACGAAGAGCAGATCGAACCCTATATGGATCGCATCAACGAAGAGTTTGCAGCCATGACTAAGGAAGAGCTGATCAAACGTTTCGCATCTCTCGAATTCAACCAGTTCCTGGAATATTACCAGGATGCTCCTGATCTGAATGCAAAAGATGAAAGGCGTACATTTGGGGAAGACAGCAAAGGCCCTCGCAGGAGCGACGGCAAGTTTACCCGCCTGTTTATCAATCTTGGTTCTGTAGATGATTTCAATCGCGGTGATATGCTCCGTTACCTGTGCGACAACACCGGTATACGCGGCAATAAGATCGGCCGCATCGACCTGAAGGGTGTTTATTCTTTCTTTGAGGTGGAGAGCGATGAAGTAGGCAAAGTAACAGAAGCTTTCAAGAAAGTAGAGTACAATGGCCGTAGCGTAAGGATTGAAATGTCGCAGGACAGCGATCGCCGCCCTCGCACAGGTGGAGGTGGTGGTTATGGCGCCCGTAGGGAAGATGGCCCCCGCAAGAGGAGCTGGAATGGTGAAAAACGCGAATCCTTTGGAGGAGGAGGCAGACCGCCATTTAAGAAGAAATACTAG
- a CDS encoding DUF4382 domain-containing protein encodes MKRFLRKPGLGLAIVALSAIALMESCSKDNSASTAPIPANQQKVSLYLADDPGYFDKVLLDIRKVEVLVDTCGDLEDVNWQDKDRSFWDEDHDNDRKAAGQNKCLLWDSLDIHPGVYDLLTLRNGADTLLAGGNVHKGTMEQIRITIGTNNSLVKNGVTYPLKSVAGQSKIVVKVRHEEWDALTTNNFQLWLDFDVTRSIIRNWNGQFILRPFINVFTVIKMGSLSGKVTPWDAYPVLSIYDNKQDTLYALPWRSGEFKVRGLKVGTWNVFVNASNGFKDTTITGVKIEAGKDVNLGDIKLHK; translated from the coding sequence ATGAAACGTTTCCTCCGTAAGCCGGGGCTGGGTTTAGCGATAGTAGCGTTGTCTGCTATAGCATTAATGGAGTCCTGTTCAAAGGATAATTCGGCCTCTACAGCACCGATTCCGGCTAACCAGCAAAAAGTAAGTCTTTACCTTGCGGACGATCCCGGTTATTTCGACAAAGTATTACTGGACATCCGTAAAGTGGAAGTTCTGGTAGATACTTGCGGGGATTTAGAAGACGTCAACTGGCAAGACAAAGATCGTAGTTTCTGGGATGAAGATCACGACAACGACAGAAAAGCCGCCGGGCAGAACAAATGCCTGCTTTGGGATTCACTGGATATACATCCGGGTGTTTATGACCTGTTAACCTTGCGTAATGGCGCGGATACCTTACTGGCCGGTGGTAACGTCCACAAAGGTACCATGGAACAAATCCGCATCACCATTGGCACTAATAACTCATTGGTAAAGAACGGTGTTACTTATCCGCTGAAATCAGTTGCCGGCCAGTCTAAGATTGTTGTGAAAGTTCGTCACGAAGAATGGGACGCACTGACAACCAACAATTTCCAATTGTGGCTGGACTTTGATGTAACCCGCTCTATTATCCGGAACTGGAATGGTCAGTTTATTCTCAGACCTTTCATCAATGTATTCACTGTAATCAAGATGGGTAGTCTTTCCGGTAAAGTAACTCCATGGGATGCTTATCCGGTGCTTTCTATCTACGATAACAAACAGGATACGCTGTATGCATTGCCCTGGAGAAGCGGAGAATTCAAGGTACGTGGTTTGAAAGTTGGTACCTGGAATGTGTTTGTAAATGCTTCAAATGGCTTTAAAGACACCACCATTACCGGCGTGAAAATAGAGGCTGGTAAAGACGTGAACCTCGGCGATATCAAATTGCATAAATAA
- a CDS encoding glycoside hydrolase family 31 protein: protein MQVETSSSKYGAKHYPDGIREWKKEGNYFCFYTTETILEVRVIADKIIRFRYAADGTFQRDFSYATSDTLEESPISFGIKEWEETFEIYTDELKIFIARDNLRLTISDKEGKVINQDEMGYHWQHYLLKGGKIQYCSKLIQEGECFYGLGDKPTELNLRGKRLENYGTDAYGYQKDTDPLYRNIPFYYGLHNGVGYGIFFDNTFRTIFDFGKEREDVCSFWARGGEMNYYFIYGPELLQVAESYTRITGTPELPPLWALGYHQCRWSYYPDTRVKEVAREFRKRNIPCDVIYLDIDYMDGFRCFTWNKEWFPDPIGLIKELASIGFKVVVIIDPGIKVDPDYKVYQDGLKNNYFCKRADGALMEGDVWPGKCVFPDYTNPAVREWWSSLFKSLAEIGVRGVWNDMNEPAVFEMGSFPEDVRHDYDGEEVSHRKAHNIYGHLMSKATAAGMKKYLMPHRSFLITRSAYAGVQRWSSVWTGDNVSSWEHLWLASVQCQRLSVSGISFTGSDIGGFIGEPDGELYTRWIQLAVFHPLMRTHSASNETGFNQEPWSFGPDYEKVVAKFITLRYKLQPYLYTTFWQYSTNGTPMLRPLAFVAQHDEATHNCTHEFMFGDALLLSHVSEKGMKEKAVYLPAGNWYYFWNDKQYAGAQKVTVATPLEEMPLFVKAGVVLPQFPEMQFTQEKPVTEMLLHVYFGEGEVKSVLYEDAGDHYGYKNSQYNVIRFKQRSTAQQFFLKKQCYINYETAYQNYRIIIHGLPFKPASMIIDGESAALPANIQQADNTVSFLVPRDFEEIILK, encoded by the coding sequence ATGCAAGTTGAAACCTCGTCAAGTAAATACGGCGCCAAACACTACCCTGACGGGATCAGGGAATGGAAAAAAGAAGGAAACTATTTTTGCTTTTATACTACGGAAACCATACTGGAAGTAAGAGTAATTGCCGACAAGATCATCCGTTTCAGATACGCGGCAGACGGCACTTTTCAGAGAGATTTTTCCTACGCCACCAGTGATACCCTGGAAGAGTCGCCCATCTCATTCGGTATCAAGGAATGGGAAGAAACGTTTGAGATTTATACAGATGAACTGAAGATATTCATAGCCCGCGACAATCTTCGCCTGACTATTTCTGATAAAGAAGGTAAAGTGATCAACCAGGATGAAATGGGGTATCACTGGCAACACTATCTGCTGAAAGGCGGAAAAATACAGTATTGCAGCAAACTTATACAGGAAGGCGAATGTTTCTACGGACTGGGCGATAAGCCTACCGAACTGAACCTGCGGGGTAAACGCCTCGAGAACTACGGTACAGATGCCTATGGCTATCAGAAAGATACCGATCCGCTCTATCGCAATATCCCTTTCTATTATGGATTGCACAACGGTGTTGGATACGGCATCTTCTTCGATAATACCTTCCGCACCATCTTCGATTTTGGCAAAGAAAGGGAAGATGTATGCAGTTTCTGGGCAAGAGGCGGTGAAATGAATTACTATTTCATCTATGGTCCGGAACTATTGCAGGTGGCCGAATCCTATACCAGGATCACCGGTACGCCCGAACTTCCGCCATTATGGGCGCTCGGATACCACCAGTGCCGGTGGAGCTACTACCCCGATACACGGGTAAAAGAAGTGGCCCGGGAATTCAGGAAACGTAACATCCCCTGCGACGTAATTTACCTCGACATCGATTATATGGACGGATTCAGGTGCTTCACCTGGAACAAGGAATGGTTCCCCGATCCGATTGGACTGATAAAAGAACTGGCGTCCATCGGGTTTAAGGTAGTGGTAATCATAGATCCCGGTATTAAAGTAGATCCCGACTACAAGGTTTACCAGGACGGGCTTAAAAACAACTACTTCTGTAAGCGCGCCGATGGTGCATTGATGGAAGGCGATGTATGGCCGGGTAAATGCGTATTCCCCGACTATACCAATCCGGCAGTGAGGGAGTGGTGGAGCAGCCTGTTCAAAAGTCTGGCTGAAATAGGTGTACGCGGCGTCTGGAACGATATGAACGAACCCGCGGTGTTTGAAATGGGGTCCTTCCCGGAAGATGTGCGCCACGATTACGACGGAGAAGAGGTGAGTCACCGCAAGGCGCACAACATATACGGTCACCTCATGAGTAAAGCCACTGCAGCAGGTATGAAAAAGTACCTGATGCCTCACCGCTCGTTCCTGATCACCCGCTCGGCTTATGCAGGTGTACAGCGCTGGTCGTCTGTATGGACGGGCGACAACGTTTCCAGCTGGGAACACCTCTGGTTGGCCAGCGTACAATGTCAGCGCCTTTCTGTTTCGGGTATCTCCTTTACCGGTAGTGATATTGGTGGTTTCATCGGCGAGCCTGATGGAGAATTATATACGCGCTGGATACAGCTGGCGGTATTCCATCCGCTGATGCGTACCCACTCGGCCAGCAATGAAACCGGCTTCAACCAGGAGCCCTGGAGCTTCGGCCCCGATTATGAAAAAGTAGTAGCGAAGTTTATTACACTGAGATATAAACTGCAGCCATATCTCTATACCACGTTCTGGCAGTACTCCACCAATGGTACACCAATGCTGCGTCCTCTCGCTTTTGTTGCACAACACGATGAAGCTACACACAACTGCACCCACGAGTTTATGTTCGGCGATGCGTTGCTGCTTAGTCATGTGAGCGAAAAAGGCATGAAAGAAAAGGCTGTTTATCTGCCGGCAGGTAACTGGTACTACTTCTGGAACGACAAACAGTATGCAGGCGCCCAGAAAGTAACGGTGGCTACTCCGCTGGAAGAAATGCCCTTATTTGTAAAAGCTGGCGTAGTGCTTCCTCAATTCCCTGAAATGCAGTTCACACAGGAAAAACCGGTTACTGAAATGTTGCTGCATGTATATTTCGGAGAAGGAGAAGTAAAAAGTGTGTTGTATGAAGATGCCGGTGATCACTATGGATATAAAAACAGTCAGTACAACGTGATCCGCTTCAAACAACGATCCACTGCACAACAGTTCTTCCTGAAAAAACAATGCTATATCAATTACGAAACTGCCTATCAGAACTACCGGATCATCATACATGGCCTGCCGTTCAAACCGGCGTCAATGATCATTGACGGAGAATCAGCCGCGCTGCCGGCCAACATCCAACAAGCCGATAATACCGTGAGTTTCCTGGTACCGCGCGACTTCGAGGAAATTATTCTGAAATAA
- a CDS encoding oxidoreductase gives MMMIDTRINLLAHGRLKWLRSGLLGMLGCMAGACLSPIHAQTKYRIQALPAPPQISIRGLSVVSDQVVWASGTGGQVGKSTDGGAHWQWTLVNGCDSCDWRSLHAFDDHKAIVLNAGSPALVFITEDGGRNWTEVFRDSRPGIFFDAIQFYNNKEGMAIGDPLDNKFIVIRTHNGGHSWTTDPSTALPEAVSGEALFAASGTSLVTFPDHTTYFATGGSKSRFFIQEGNNWKAYTIPMVQGSSTTGTFSIAFFDTNRGIAVGGDYRNDTARNGNCMLTHNGGRSWEAPAVAPGGYKSGVAWISPSLLITTGTSGTDISENGGRTWVPIGPGFNVVAKAKKGTRVYFAGKTLGVLVTN, from the coding sequence ATGATGATGATCGATACCCGCATTAACCTGTTAGCCCACGGTCGGCTAAAATGGCTCCGGAGCGGCCTGTTAGGTATGCTGGGTTGCATGGCCGGAGCATGTTTATCGCCCATACATGCACAAACCAAATACAGGATCCAGGCGCTTCCGGCGCCCCCTCAGATAAGTATCCGGGGGTTGAGCGTAGTAAGCGACCAGGTAGTCTGGGCTTCCGGCACCGGCGGTCAGGTGGGAAAAAGTACCGATGGTGGCGCCCATTGGCAGTGGACCCTGGTAAATGGCTGTGATAGCTGCGACTGGCGGTCGTTACATGCCTTTGATGACCATAAAGCCATTGTATTGAATGCCGGCTCTCCTGCACTTGTTTTTATTACGGAAGATGGAGGACGCAACTGGACAGAAGTATTCCGCGATAGTCGCCCGGGAATCTTCTTTGATGCCATACAATTTTATAACAACAAAGAAGGGATGGCTATAGGCGATCCATTAGACAACAAATTTATTGTCATTCGGACACATAATGGCGGACACAGCTGGACCACCGATCCTTCCACAGCCCTGCCAGAAGCCGTTTCCGGCGAAGCGTTGTTTGCTGCCAGCGGAACAAGTCTCGTCACCTTTCCTGACCATACTACTTATTTTGCTACGGGCGGAAGCAAATCACGCTTCTTCATACAGGAAGGAAATAACTGGAAAGCATATACGATTCCGATGGTACAGGGTAGCAGCACAACAGGCACATTTTCAATTGCTTTCTTTGATACAAACAGGGGTATCGCCGTAGGAGGCGACTACCGGAACGATACTGCCCGCAATGGGAACTGTATGCTAACTCACAACGGTGGCCGCAGCTGGGAAGCCCCGGCCGTTGCACCGGGCGGCTACAAATCAGGCGTAGCATGGATCTCGCCTTCCTTACTCATCACAACAGGCACTTCCGGTACGGATATTTCCGAAAACGGCGGACGAACCTGGGTACCAATTGGCCCGGGTTTTAATGTAGTCGCCAAAGCCAAAAAAGGAACAAGGGTATACTTTGCCGGAAAAACACTGGGAGTACTCGTTACGAACTAA